GAGAACAGCGCGTCGCGCAGCCGCGAGGTCATGTCGTTAAACACCTGGCTGAGCCTGCCGATCTCGTCGTCGCCGAGCACCGGCACCCGCTGGTCGAACCGCCCCTCCGCGACCGCCGCCGCCTGGCGGGTCAGCGCCTTGATCGGATTCGTGATCGTATGCGCCAGCAAAATCCCGAGCACGCCGGTCAGGCCAAGCGCGATCAGCATGCCGGACACGAAAATCTGGTTGACCCGGTCCACCGTACTGTACAGATCCTTCATCGAGGCGACCAAATAGACGGCGCCGACCGTTTTCTGGCCGGAGATGACCGGCTTGGCGATAATCTTTTTGCGGACGTTATCCTCGTCGATGACGTCTTCCTCGTTGTCCCGGATCCCCTGCAGCGCCCGGCTGACCGCAAGCGACGTGTTCTTTTTGCCGACATAGGACTGATGCGACGCAAGGGATGTGGCCATAACGCGCCCGCTCGCGTCCAGCACCTGAATTTCCGCCTGGTTCAGACTGAACAAATTGCGGACGAGCACATTCAGGTCCTCTTCGGTCGTTTTATCGTCTTCGCCGTCGGCCGGCTTGCTTGCAAGCGTCCGGGCGGCGATTTCCGACAGCAGGTTGGCCTGCTCGTTCAAGTTTTTCGTAAACGATTCGGTCAGCGACGTCTTCACCGTACTGATGAAATAAACGCCGATCAGCTGCATGGCGATCAGGATGAGCAGGACATAGATGATGATCAGCTTCACTTGAATCGTCCGGAAAAATCGAATACCGTCGTTCATCCGTAGCCGAAGCCTCCGGATTTCGGGTTGCGCATCATATAGCCAAGCCCCCGCCGGGTCAAAATGTACTCCGGACGGCTCGGGTCGTCCTCGATTTTCTCGCGCAGCCTGCGAATCGTCACGTCGACCGTGCGCACGTCGCCGAAATATTCGAAGCCCCATACCGCCTGCAGCAGATGCTCGCGCGTCATCACCTTGCCGCTGTTCCGGGCCAAATAATAAACAAGCTCGTATTCGCGATGCGTCAGATCGAGCGGCTCGTTATCCTTATAGACGACATACATGTCCGTATCGATAAACAGGTTGAAAATGTGCAGACCCTGCTTCGAATCCGAGCCGTTATCGGCCGCCATTCCGCTGCCGGATGCCGATTCGCCGGTCCTGGCCGCGGCCAGCGCGTCGTTCTTCCGCCGGCGCAAATGCGCCTTCACCCGGGCGAGCAGCTCGCGGGTACTGAAGGGCTTGGTGACGTAATCGTCCGCGCCAAGCTCGAGGCCGAGCACCTTGTCGAGCTCCGTATCTTTGGCCGTCAGCATAATGATCGGCGTCTGCAGGCGTGAACGCACCTCGCGGCACACGTCCATGCCGTCCTTGACCGGGAGCATCAGGTCGAGCAGGATCAGGTCCGGATTCTCCTCGAAAGCGAGACGGACCGCTTCCCCGCCGTCAAAGGCGCAAATGACCTGATAACCTTCCTTTTCCAGGTTGAATTTCAAAATATCTGCAATCGGCTGTTCGTCGTCGACCACTAAAATTTTTCCGTGCATCGTACCACCGCCTGTCGCTGTAGCCAGCCTGTTTCGAATGCCGGCCTGTTCGGAAATCTAACCTCGCTCCGGCTTTAAACTCATGCGGATACGCACCTTTATTTTACCATAGGAAGGCCGCTAGTCCCAAGGAAAGTTCCAATCGCACGGCTTCCCGGGCACCGAAAAAGCGCCGCCCGGCTGCAATGCCGGACGGCGCTTCCCGATACGACCTACAAATATTTAATCGGGTTCTGCAAGTCCCCGTTCTTATGCACTTCAAAATGCAGGTGCGTGCCCGTCGAGTGGCCCGTATTGCCCATGATGCCGATTTGTTCGCCTTTCTCGACCGTCTGCCCCTTCTTGACGAGAATTTTGCTCATGTGCCCATAAAGCGTTTCGTAACCGTTCCGATGATTGATAATGACGCAGTTGCCGTAACCGGTTTTCTGTCCGGCAAATTCGATGACGCCGTTGTCTGCCGCCTTAATGTTCTTGTTGCCGACCATATCGATGCCTTTGTGCAGCCGGCCCCAGCGTTTGCCGAAGCTGCTGGTCAGCCGCGCTCCCGACACCGGCCAGGAGAAGTGCCCCGTTCCTTCGCCCAAAATCACTTTCGTCCCCTTCATCACAATGGCGGGTATGGACGGAACGAGCACCTGCTCGCCGAGCAATTCTTCGCTCATCAGGTAACCGTTCTGCTTCGTCAGCTTGTATACGACCTTCTTCTTGCCGCTTTTGCCCTCGCGGATTACTTTCGTCTCTCCAGCGCGCATATTGGAATTTTTCTGGATGACCGTTTGCGGATCAACCGTTTCCGTCTCCGTCACGTTCTCGACCGTCTGAACGGTCACCTCCGGCTTCAGCACCGTCAGGTCCAGCACGTCGCCGACCTTGATCATATCGTCCTGAATCCATGGGTTGCGCTCATAGATGACCTGCGGCGAAATATCGAATTTCTCGGCGATGCAGCCGATGCAGTCGCCATCCTGGACGGTATATTTGGTCGGCTTGACCGTTCCTTGCACGAGCTTCAAATAAACTTCGTTCGGATCGGCGATCTGGCCGGGCTGGATACTCGTTTCTTCCGTGCCTACCTGATCGACAATTTTTACCGATTTCAGCTCCGTCTTCGACGCATCCTGCTTGGCGTTCGATCCTTCTCCCGTATAGGAGAGCGTGGTAACCGCAAGGTTCTTCTTGGCCGTCTCCCGCGGGACGTATTTGTTTTCCACCCGCTGCAAAATGCTGTCGGCCGTCGCCTGATCCTTCACGATCCCGACCACCTTGCCGTTCACCTTCAGCTCTACGCCTGTTGCATGTGCGGTTAAGAGTCCTGCAAGCTTGTTAAGCGTCGAGTCGGAATCGGGCTTGGCCTTGTAAGCGCTTTTACGTCCATATGTAATCTTGCCGGTATCCAGCACCATATTGACATCGGGGTGAGAGGCCTTTAGCTCGGCCTGCTTGCTGTCGATCAGCTGCTCGACCTGCTGCTGCGAACCGACCTCGCCGATCAATTTGCCGTCTTTATATACTTCAACGATATCGAACGTATTCGCTTTGACATATTGCGTGCCGCTTAAAGCAGCGATTACCGCCAGCACCAAGGCTGTAATGCCCGCCGCAAGCGGTTTTTTCCGGGTCAACCGAAATGAGGGTTTTGCTGTCTGGGGCTGTTCCGTGTGGCTAGTCATGCTGTCCGGCCGGACACGCCGAAAGGTTCGCCGAAACGTATTCCACACCTCTCGGATCCGACCCTTATCGTTAAAAACGGCCATGATCGTCTCCTTTTCGCGTTCAGTTTCGTTCGTTTTGACAAAAAGCGACGTCGAAAATTGTACGCCGCCAGCTACGAATTATACTTTAACATAACGCTTTAAAAACGATCAACCAAACAGCCTTGTTTTCGACATTAATATTTTTTTAGAATTGACATCATTTTGTCGTATTGGTCCCGGTCCAAATATTGCGCCATCAGCTGCTGCACCTGTGTCATTTCATCGTCGGTCAGCCCGTCCTCCATCCAGCCGGATATTTTCTGCCAGGCATCCGGAGGCAGCTTCGACATCATCACATCGAACAGCTGCTGCTTGTCCTCGTCGCTCATGGCGCTTTTGGCCTTATTGAGATCCTGCGTCGACATCGCAAGCCCGTCGTTGGAAGCCTCGTCGGAAACGCTTCCGCTGTCTGCTGCTGCGCCGCTGTCCGGCGTCTCGCCCCCATTAGCCGGATCTGCGCTCCCGCTGCCGGACGCCGTTCCATTGTTCGCAGCTGCGCCGCTGTCCGGCGTCTTGCCGCTGTTCGCTTTCGTACCCGAGCCGCCGCCGATATCGGTCAGCGCGCCGTCCGGCAGGTCGCCGAACGCGTCGACGGCCAGCGGCCCCTGATTGCTGCTCCCGTCCGCTTCTCCGCTGCCCGTGCCGCCGGCGCCCGCATCCGGACTTTGCCCTGCCGCCGCTCCCGAATCGGCCGTCCCGCTGCCTGCGCCCGCATCGTCCCGGCTCCCGCCGGATGTGCCGCCGCTTCCTTGCGCGGACGCCGCGGTACCTTTCGCTTTCTGCTGCGGATCCGCTCCCCACAGATCGCCCCAAATGCCGTGCAGCGCAAAAGGCTTCGTTTCAAGCGGTATGTTGTACTGCTTCAACAGCGTCTCGACATAGCTGTTCACGATATATCCGGTCGTCCAGATCGATAAAAAGCTGACAATCAGCCCGGCCGCCACCGCTTTGGCCAGCCAACCCGTCATTTTCCACATCACGATCACCCTCCGCACAGGCCGTTATGCATCCCAGCGGCTGATGCTCGTTTAACCGCTGCAGCCGGCCTTTGTCCATACTTCCCAGTATGGGCATCTCGGACAGGAACCATTCACCAGCGCTGCCAAAATCCGATAGGGGTAATAGAAGAAAAGGCAGTCACCGTCCTTTTGGCACAGAAACAAGTTTCTACCCTCAAAAATAGCAGCCCGGCGTATAACCGGATTTTCAGTTCAGAGAGTTAGGCGAAAAGCTAACCGATCCCCGAAATAAAAAGGAACGGCATCCTCTCGCCGTTCCTTTAATCGCTTCTATGTTTACGATAATGCTTAAATGTAAATCGGCATCACTTGATTCGTCTGCTCACGATTGCGGCCGACCGAGAAGATCGCAATCGGAATGCCCGTCAGCTCGGACACCCGCTCTACGTAGCGGCGCGTGTTGACCGGCAAATCCTCGAGCGTTTTGGCATTGGAAATATCCTCGCTCCAGCCCGGCAGCTCCTCATAAACCGCCTCGCATTCCGAGATCAGCTTCAGGCTTGCCGGGTAATGCTCGATGATTTCGCCGCGCAGCTTGTAGCCGGTGCAGATTTTTACAGTCTCGAGCCCGGAGAGCACGTCGAGCGAGTTCAGCGACAAGCCCGTAATCCCGCTTACGCGGCGGGCATGGCGGACAACGACGCTGTCAAACCAGCCGACGCGGCGCGGGCGGCCTGTCACAGTACCGTATTCGTTGCCGCGCTCGCGGATCCAGTCGCCTGTCTCGTTGTTCAGCTCCGTCGGAAACGGACCGTCGCCGACGCGTGTCGTGTACGCCTTGGCCACGCCGATCACCTGTCTGATCTTCGAAGGGCCGACGCCCGAGCCGATGCAGACGCCGCCGGCGGTCGGGTTCGACGACGTGACGAACGGGTAAGTTCCTTGGTCGATATCGAGCATGACCCCCTGCGCGCCCTCGAACAGAATACGCTTTCCGCCGTCGATCGCATCGTTCAGCACGACCGACGTATCGGTAACATACTGGCGCAGCACCTCTGCGTAGCCGAGATACTCGCGCAAAATCGTATCCGCGTCGAGCGGTTCGCCGCCGTATACCTGCCGGATCATTTGATTCTTCTCCTCGACGAGACGGCGCAGCTTACCCTCGAATTCGTCGGCATCCATCAGGTCGGCGATCCGGATTCCGCTCCGGGCCGCTTTGTCCATGTAGCAGGGGCCGATTCCTTTGCGGGTCGTGCCGATTTTGCCATCGCCTTTGCGATCCTCTTCCAGCCCGTCCAGCACGAGGTGGTACGGCATAATCAGATGCGCGCGGTCGCTGATTTTCAAATTGTCCGTGGAAAAGCCGTTCTCATGTATATATTGAATTTCGTCGATCAGCGCGGCAGGATTGATGACCATGCCGTTGCCGATAACGCATACTTTATTTTGATTAAAAATGCCGGAAGGAATCATCGTCAATTTATACTTCTTGTTGCCGATCAGAATCGTGTGGCCGGCGTTGTTACCTCCCTGGTAACGGGCAACGACATCCGCGCCGTCGGCCAGATAGTCGGTAATTTTCCCTTTGCCTTCGTCTCCCCACTGCGTTCCGACAACAACTACCGTTGACATGGCTATACCCCCATTCGATGTTTGCAAGCACACCGAAAATTACTGCCCGTCAGCAGGCAGCACTCTTAGTGTAGCAGTACGATCTGGCAAAGTCAATAAAAAACGAACAATTGTGCGGGTACCCAACCAATTGTTCGTGATTCTCGCATTTGATGATGGATCATATGAATTAAAAAGGACCGAATGCCGCTAGGAAGCTTGTCCCGGCTCGTGATGCGATCTGTCGAGCCCGACGAATTTGTTGTAATTTTTCAGGAAAACCAGCTCGACCGTACCGACCGGGCCGTTCCGCTGCTTCGCGATAATGATTTCGATAATGTTTTTCTTCTCGGTATCCTGGTTGTAATAATCGTCCCGGTATAGGAACGCCACGATATCGGCATCCTGCTCAATCGACCCCGATTCCCGCAGGTCGGACATCATCGGCCGCTTGTCCTGCCGCTGCTCGACGCCGCGGCTCAGCTGCGACAGCGCGATGACCGGCACCTCCAGCTCTCTGGCGATCTGCTTCAGCGTCCGCGAAATTTCGGATACCTCCTGTTGCCGGTTCTCGCCGGGCTTCCCGCGCCCCTGAATAAGCTGCAAATAATCGATCAAAATCATACCGAGGCCGCGTTCCTTCTTCAGCCGGCGGCATTTCGCGCGAATGTCGGCCACCGTAATGCCCGGCGTATCGTCGATATAGATTTGCGCTTCCGACAGGGAGCCGATCGCCATCGTCAGCTTTTCCCAGTCGTCGCCCTCCAGATAACCCGTCCTCATCCGTCCCGCGTCCACATTCGACTCGGCGCACACCATCCGCTGCACAAGCTGCGCCGCGGACATCTCGAGGCTGAAAATCGCCACCGTTTCGCGGGCGCGGACCCCGACATTTTGCGCGATATTAAGTGCAAATGCGGTTTTGCCGACGGACGGACGAGCCGCCACGATAATCAGATCGCTGCGCTGGAAGCCCGACGTCATTTTGTCGAGATCGTTAAAACCCGACGGAATGCCCGTCGTGCCTCCTTTGTTCGTATACAGCAGCTCGACTCGTTCGAATACCTCCATCAGCACGTCGCGAATCGAGACGAATCCGCTGCTTGAGCGGTGACTGGACAGCTCCATAATGCGCTGTTCCGCCTCGTTCAGCATGAGCCCGACGTCGTCGGCCGCCGCATATCCGTTCGAGACGATTTGCGTCGCCGTCCGGATCAGCCGCCGCAGCATCGATTTCTCTTCGACGATCTGCGCGTAATAATCCACATTTGCCGCCGTCGGAACCGCGTTCGCCAGCTTCGCCAAATAGCTGACGCCGCCGATTTCCTCGAGCTCCTGTTTATCCTGCAGGTGCGCCGTCAGCGTAACGAGGTCGATCGGCTTGTTCTCCTCGCCGAGCTCGACCATGGCTTCAAAGATGAGCCGGTGCGCCGGCGTATAAAAATCTTCGCTGCGGATGCGCTCCATCGACGTGATGAGCGCTTCCGCCTGCAGCAGGACGGCGCCGAGCACGGCCTGCTCCGCTTCCGTATTCTGCGGAGGGATCCGGTCAAACATCAATTCGTTGTTGTCCACGTTTCCCGCCCTTTCTTCATCGTCACCGCTTATCCTTCCGTCGTCTGCACGCGCATGGTCGCTTTCACTTCGGGATGCAGCTTGACCGGCACATTCGTCATGCCGAGCGAACGAATCGGCTCCTCTAGCTCGATTTTCCGTTTATCGATTTTGACGCCCGAGCCCTCGAGTGCCTCGGCGATCTGCTTGCTCGTCACCGCGCCGAACAGGCGTCCGCCTTCGCCCGCCTTCGCCTTGACGACGACCGTGAGCTGCTCCAGCCGGGCGGCCAGCGCCTGGGCGTCTTCTTTCTCCTTCTGCTTCCGCTTCTGCTCGGACGCATTTTGTACCTCAAGCGTTTTCAAGTTGCCTTCGGAAGCGATCTTGGCGAGCCCTTTCGGCAGCAGAAAGTTGCGCACGTAACCTTCGGACAAATCCTTGACTTCACCCTTTTTCCCCTGGCCCTTCACGTCCTGCAAAAAGATCACTTTCATTCGAACAGCCCCTCTTCCTTATCGATATCGCTGAGCACCTGCTTCAGGCGCTGCGCCACCTCCGTTACGGTGCCCTCCTGCTGCGTCGCCGCGTTCGTCAGGTGGCCTCCGCCGCCCATCCGCTCCATGACGACCTGCACGTTCATATGACCGAGCGAGCGGGCGCTGATCCCGATCAGCCCGTCTAACCGTTCGGCAACGACGAACGACGCCAGCACGTCGGTCATATTCAGCAGCGTATCGGCCGCCTGGGCGATGAGCAGCTGCGGATACTGCCGTCCGTTCTCCGCTACGGCAATGGCGATGTGGTCATAAACGATTTCCGAATGCCGGACCATGTCGGCCTTCTTCACGTATTCGCCGAGGTCTTCCTTCATCATGCTTACGATGAGCGACGAATCGGCGCCGTTGCGCCGCAGAAAAGACGCCGCCTCGAACGTGCGCGAACCAGTGCGCTGCGAGAAGCTTTTCGTATCGACGGTGATGCCCGCCAGCAGCGCCGTCGATTCGCGCACGTCGAGCATGACGCGCTCGTGAATGTACTGAAGCAGCTCGGTCACCAGCTCGCAGGTCGACGAAGCATACGGCTCCATATAAATCAGAATGGCATGATTAATAAACTCTTCACTGCGCCGGTGATGGTCGACGACCACAATCCGGTCCGTCTGCGTCAGCAGCTTCGGCTCCTTCACCATCGACGCCTTGTGCGTATCGACGACGACGGCAAGCGTGCCCGAATCGACCAGACCGAGCGCCTGGTCCGGCGTAATAAAACGTTTCGCCATCCGTTCATCCTCGCGCAGCATTTCCATCATACGCCCAATGGACGGATTGACGCCTTCCAGCACGATAAACGCTTCCTTGTTGAACTGCTGCGCGGCTTTCAAGACGCCGACGGCCGCCCCGAGCGCATCCATATCCGGCATCTTATGGCCCATAATGACGACATTGTCGCTTTCGCGGATTAAATCACGCAATGCATGCGCAATAACCCTCGCCCGCACCCGCGTCCGTTTCTCCACCGCATTCGATTTTCCGCCGTAAAAGGATTGCCGCTGCTCCACCTTGACCGCCGCCTGATCGCCGCCTCGCCCGAGCGCGATGTCGAGACTCGTCTGTGCCCATTGGCCGAGCTCCACGACGCTGTCCGAGCCCGCTGCGAAACCGATGCTGAGCGTCATCGGGATTTTCTGGTCGACGGTCATTTCCCGTACTTCGTCCAGCAGCACGAAACGCGATGCCTCCAGCTGCTTCAGCGTCTTCTGGTCGGTGATGATCAGAAAGCGGTCGGAGGACAGACGCTTCAAATAAACACGGAACTTGTTGGCCCATTCCGTAATTTCCGCCGTTACTCGGGACAGCAGAAGGCTTCGCTGCTGATCGTCCATTCCCTGTGTCACTTCTTCGAGATTATCCATCATGACGATGCCGAGCGCCAGCTTCTCTTCCTCGTACCGCTTGGCCAAATGCCAGCGCTGC
This genomic window from Paenibacillus humicola contains:
- the yycF gene encoding response regulator YycF encodes the protein MHGKILVVDDEQPIADILKFNLEKEGYQVICAFDGGEAVRLAFEENPDLILLDLMLPVKDGMDVCREVRSRLQTPIIMLTAKDTELDKVLGLELGADDYVTKPFSTRELLARVKAHLRRRKNDALAAARTGESASGSGMAADNGSDSKQGLHIFNLFIDTDMYVVYKDNEPLDLTHREYELVYYLARNSGKVMTREHLLQAVWGFEYFGDVRTVDVTIRRLREKIEDDPSRPEYILTRRGLGYMMRNPKSGGFGYG
- a CDS encoding M23 family metallopeptidase; amino-acid sequence: MLAVIAALSGTQYVKANTFDIVEVYKDGKLIGEVGSQQQVEQLIDSKQAELKASHPDVNMVLDTGKITYGRKSAYKAKPDSDSTLNKLAGLLTAHATGVELKVNGKVVGIVKDQATADSILQRVENKYVPRETAKKNLAVTTLSYTGEGSNAKQDASKTELKSVKIVDQVGTEETSIQPGQIADPNEVYLKLVQGTVKPTKYTVQDGDCIGCIAEKFDISPQVIYERNPWIQDDMIKVGDVLDLTVLKPEVTVQTVENVTETETVDPQTVIQKNSNMRAGETKVIREGKSGKKKVVYKLTKQNGYLMSEELLGEQVLVPSIPAIVMKGTKVILGEGTGHFSWPVSGARLTSSFGKRWGRLHKGIDMVGNKNIKAADNGVIEFAGQKTGYGNCVIINHRNGYETLYGHMSKILVKKGQTVEKGEQIGIMGNTGHSTGTHLHFEVHKNGDLQNPIKYL
- a CDS encoding adenylosuccinate synthase, with amino-acid sequence MSTVVVVGTQWGDEGKGKITDYLADGADVVARYQGGNNAGHTILIGNKKYKLTMIPSGIFNQNKVCVIGNGMVINPAALIDEIQYIHENGFSTDNLKISDRAHLIMPYHLVLDGLEEDRKGDGKIGTTRKGIGPCYMDKAARSGIRIADLMDADEFEGKLRRLVEEKNQMIRQVYGGEPLDADTILREYLGYAEVLRQYVTDTSVVLNDAIDGGKRILFEGAQGVMLDIDQGTYPFVTSSNPTAGGVCIGSGVGPSKIRQVIGVAKAYTTRVGDGPFPTELNNETGDWIRERGNEYGTVTGRPRRVGWFDSVVVRHARRVSGITGLSLNSLDVLSGLETVKICTGYKLRGEIIEHYPASLKLISECEAVYEELPGWSEDISNAKTLEDLPVNTRRYVERVSELTGIPIAIFSVGRNREQTNQVMPIYI
- the dnaB gene encoding replicative DNA helicase, with the protein product MFDRIPPQNTEAEQAVLGAVLLQAEALITSMERIRSEDFYTPAHRLIFEAMVELGEENKPIDLVTLTAHLQDKQELEEIGGVSYLAKLANAVPTAANVDYYAQIVEEKSMLRRLIRTATQIVSNGYAAADDVGLMLNEAEQRIMELSSHRSSSGFVSIRDVLMEVFERVELLYTNKGGTTGIPSGFNDLDKMTSGFQRSDLIIVAARPSVGKTAFALNIAQNVGVRARETVAIFSLEMSAAQLVQRMVCAESNVDAGRMRTGYLEGDDWEKLTMAIGSLSEAQIYIDDTPGITVADIRAKCRRLKKERGLGMILIDYLQLIQGRGKPGENRQQEVSEISRTLKQIARELEVPVIALSQLSRGVEQRQDKRPMMSDLRESGSIEQDADIVAFLYRDDYYNQDTEKKNIIEIIIAKQRNGPVGTVELVFLKNYNKFVGLDRSHHEPGQAS
- the rplI gene encoding 50S ribosomal protein L9; amino-acid sequence: MKVIFLQDVKGQGKKGEVKDLSEGYVRNFLLPKGLAKIASEGNLKTLEVQNASEQKRKQKEKEDAQALAARLEQLTVVVKAKAGEGGRLFGAVTSKQIAEALEGSGVKIDKRKIELEEPIRSLGMTNVPVKLHPEVKATMRVQTTEG
- a CDS encoding DHH family phosphoesterase, which produces MPKFLIKRWHGMHQVWAFVLMVAMTVALAWYEWLLGLIGLVLTGAVGIFSYMAERAFRRDLKTYLGRLSYRVKKAGSEVVSDLPFGIMLYNEDKIVEWHNPYMTHVFDRESVVGEPLDELFPTLAQAKEREGAAEAVVGSAVYELMFRPEERLVYVRDITQRWHLAKRYEEEKLALGIVMMDNLEEVTQGMDDQQRSLLLSRVTAEITEWANKFRVYLKRLSSDRFLIITDQKTLKQLEASRFVLLDEVREMTVDQKIPMTLSIGFAAGSDSVVELGQWAQTSLDIALGRGGDQAAVKVEQRQSFYGGKSNAVEKRTRVRARVIAHALRDLIRESDNVVIMGHKMPDMDALGAAVGVLKAAQQFNKEAFIVLEGVNPSIGRMMEMLREDERMAKRFITPDQALGLVDSGTLAVVVDTHKASMVKEPKLLTQTDRIVVVDHHRRSEEFINHAILIYMEPYASSTCELVTELLQYIHERVMLDVRESTALLAGITVDTKSFSQRTGSRTFEAASFLRRNGADSSLIVSMMKEDLGEYVKKADMVRHSEIVYDHIAIAVAENGRQYPQLLIAQAADTLLNMTDVLASFVVAERLDGLIGISARSLGHMNVQVVMERMGGGGHLTNAATQQEGTVTEVAQRLKQVLSDIDKEEGLFE